A portion of the Nerophis lumbriciformis linkage group LG37, RoL_Nlum_v2.1, whole genome shotgun sequence genome contains these proteins:
- the khdrbs1b gene encoding KH domain-containing, RNA-binding, signal transduction-associated protein 1b — protein MENGDKKSSLSELLLEKSSLDSSFTHATKLLNAEVERIQKGEPKKDEPDTYLDLFTQHNIKLKERILIPVKQYPRFNFVGKILGPQGNTIKRLQEETGAKISVLGKGSMRDKTKEEELRSGGEPKYAHLSMELHVFMEVFAPVPDAYLRMAHAMEEVKKFLIPDVTDDICQEQFMEMGYLNGGQEHGGRGRGVRGRGGPPGMHRGRGMPTRGAAPRGARGGAVRGAPSGRGGPAAASGRGAAASRARPPAAGPPQRMSSHQQTPAAAAESYDGYGYNENYDSATYDSYGNYYSQQQAEPQYYDYGHGESAESYESYAQDDWNGTQRSAPNKAPPASRGAKTPYREHPYRAY, from the exons ATGGAGAACGGCGACAAAAAATCTTCCCTCTCCGAGCTGCTGCTGGAAAAGAGCAGCCTGGACTCGTCGTTCACACACGCCACCAAACTTTTAAACGCAG AAGTCGAAAGGATCCAAAAAGGTGAACCCAAGAAGGACGAGCCTGACACGTACCTGGATCTTTTTACACAACATAACATCAAACTCAAGGAGCGGATCCTCATACCTGTCAAACAATACCCCAGG TTCAACTTTGTGGGAAAGATTCTGGGACCCCAAGGCAACACCATCAAACgtctgcaggaggagaccggagcGAAGATCTCTGTGCTGGGCAAGGGCTCAATGAGAGACAAAACTAAG GAGGAGGAGCTAAGATCCGGAGGTGAGCCAAAATATGCCCACCTGTCCATGGAGCTGCATGTCTTCATGGAGGTGTTTGCCCCTGTCCCCGACGCCTACCTGCGCATGGCCCACGCCATGGAAGAAGTCAAGAAATTCCTGATTCCT GATGTGACCGACGATATCTGCCAAGAGCAGTTCATGGAAATGGGCTACCTGAACGGAGGCCAGGAACATGGAGGCAGAGGAAGAGGAGTCCGGGGACGTGGCGGCCCCCCAGGAATGCACAG GGGGAGGGGAATGCCAACTCGTGGCGCCGCTCCTCGGGGAGCTAGAGGTGGCGCAGTAAGAGGCGCCCCGTCAGGACGAGGAGGGCCTGCCGCTGCATCTGGCAGGGGAGCTGCGGCATCCCGTGCCAGGCCACCAGCTGCTGGGCCCCCCCAAAGGATGTCATCCCACCAGCAAACTCCCGCTGCAGCTGCCGAGAGCTATGATGGATAT GGCTACAACGAGAACTACGATTCTGCGACCTACGACTCATATGGCAACTATTACAGTCAGCAGCAGGC AGAACCACAATACTACGACTATGGACACGGAGAGTCTGCGGAGTCCTATGAATCTTACG CCCAGGATGATTGGAACGGGACCCAGAGATCAGCTCCAAACAAAGCCCCGCCTGCCTCCAGAGGTGCCAAGACGCCATACAGGGAGCACCCATACCGAGCATACTGA